A section of the Salvelinus alpinus chromosome 36, SLU_Salpinus.1, whole genome shotgun sequence genome encodes:
- the LOC139564903 gene encoding transmembrane protein 184B-like, with translation MNSSAEEMAMDLEVPQNESLIRFASPVFNKSDISNMTIIQTGNGTIVAHDIFLNTTAAQALSGIFVWSALLLTCHQIYTHLRSYTVPNEQRYIIRILFIVPIYAFDSWLSLLFISNDQYYVYFDSVRDCYEAFVIYNFLSLSFEYLGGESAIMSEIRGKSIESSCMYGTCCLGGTSYSIGFLRFCKQATLQFCVVKPIMAVITILLQAFGKYHDGDFNVNGGYLYITIIYNISVSLALYALFLFFFATSDLLRPYEPVLKFLTIKSVIFLSFWQGMVLAILERCGVIPNALFIDGQEVGAGTVAAGWQNFITCIEMFFAAIALRYAFTCTVYQEKKNELPGTHDNIAPMQSISSGLKETMNPGDMVQDAIHNFSPAYQQYTQQSTQEVVQPSQNNGKAGTGGSSKSSKKSDKVLLIISDDEF, from the exons ATGAACAGCTCAGCAGAGGAGATGGCGATGGACTTGGAAGTCCCCCAAAATGAGTCTCTGATACGTTTCGCATCTCCAGTTTTTAACAAGTCAGACATATCCAACATGACAATAATTCAAACGGGGAATGGGACTATTGTGGCACACGATATCTTCTTGAATACGACCGCTGCTCAAGCTCTGTCGGGGATCTTCGTCTGGTCAGCGCTGCTCCTCACTTGCCATCAG ATCTACACACAcctgaggtcctacacagtccctaACGAGCAGCGCTACATCATTCGCATTCTTTTCATCGTGCCAATCTATGCGTTCGACTCCTGGCTCAGCCTGCTCTTCATCAGCAACGACCAGTACTATGTCTACTTTGACTCCGTCCGAGACTGTTATGAAG CATTTGTGATTTACAACTTCCTGAGCCTGTCCTTTGAGTACCTCGGGGGAGAGAGTGCCATCATGTCCGAGATCCGAGGGAAGTCCATTGA GTCGAGCTGTATGTATGGTACCTGCTGCTTAGGTGGAACAAGCTACTCTATTGGCTTTTTAAGATTCTGTAAACAG GCCACTCTTCAGTTCTGTGTTGTCAAACCCATCATGGCCGTCATCACCATCCTCCTGCAGGCCTTTGGCAAATATCATGATGGAGATTTTAA TGTGAATGGAGGATACCTCTACATCACCATCATCTACAACATCTCTGTCAGCCTGGCCCTGTAcgctctcttcctcttcttcttcgctACCAGTGACCTGCTGAGGCCTTATGAACCCGTGCTCAAATTCCTCACCATCAAATCTGTCATCTTCCTGTCCTTCTGGCAGG GTATGGTGCTGGCCATCCTGGAGCGCTGTGGGGTCATCCCTAACGCTCTGTTTATCGACGGCCAGGAGGTGGGGGCCGGCACAGTGGCAGCAGGCTGGCAGAACTTCATCACCTGCATCGAGATGTTCTTCGCTGCTATCGCCCTGCGCTACGCCTTCACCTGCACTGTGTACCAGGAGAAGAAGAACGAACTACCAGGGACACACG ACAACATCGCCCCCATGCAGAGCATCTCCAGTGGTCTGAAGGAGACGATGAACCCTGGGGACATGGTCCAGGATGCCATCCACAACTTCTCCCCAGCCTACCAGCAGTACACCCAGCAGTCCACCCAGGAGGTGGTACAGCCCAGCCAGAACAACGGCAAGGCAGGCACAGGCGGCAGCAGCAAGAGCTCCAAGAAATCTGACAAAGTCCTGCTGATTATCTCTGATGACGAATTCTAA
- the LOC139564923 gene encoding proteasome assembly chaperone 3-like: MSTQPLIRSKQTEKSINGISTQVVCTEFSNYIFIVLTQYGKIGSLVSITPDSRSGDISTAMFTTKVLLGKEEALTHVCAKNLATFVSQEAGNRPVLLGLALKDSSIEAIKAMKDVIKSCQVW, from the exons ATGTCAACTCAGCCTCTCATCAGATCAAAGCAGACCGAGAAATCAATCAATGGAATATCCACACAGGTTGTTTGCACAGAATTCAGTAACTACATATTTATAGTTCTCACACAGTATGGAAAGATTGGCTCTTTAGTATCAATCAcacctgactccagatcaggtgATATCAGCACTGCCATGTTCACCACCAAAGTGTTGCTGGGAAAAGAAGAG GCTTTGACACACGTCTGTGCCAAAAACTTGGCAACATTTGTGTCACAAGAGGCAGGCAACAGGCCTGTTCTACTGGGGTTGGCACTCAAGGACAGTTCCATAGAAGCAATAAAGGCCATGAAAGATGTAATCAAAAGTTGTCAAGTCTGGTAA